A single window of Oncorhynchus keta strain PuntledgeMale-10-30-2019 chromosome 34, Oket_V2, whole genome shotgun sequence DNA harbors:
- the LOC127915277 gene encoding general transcriptional corepressor trfA-like isoform X14 gives MGSTWRENERERMSNVRRSWGTEDRTEREIKKERMSNVRRSWGTEDRTEREIKKERMSNVRRSWGTEDRTERESKKERMSNVRRSWGTEDRTERESKKERMSNVRRSWGTEDRTEREIKKERMSNVRRSWGTEDRTEREIKKERMSNVRRSWGTEDRTERESKKERMSNVRRSWGTEDRTERESKKERMSNVRRSWGTEDRTEREIKKERMSNVRRSWGTEDRTEREIKKERMSNVRRSWGTEDRTEREIKKERVSNVRRSWGTEDRTERENKKERLSNVRRSWGTEDRTEREIKKERMSNVRRSWGTEDRTEREIKKERMSNVRRSWGTEDRTEREIKKERMSNVRRSWGTEDRTEREIKKERMSNVRRSWGTEDRTEREIKKERMSNVRRSWGTEDRTEREIKKERMSNVRRSWGTEDRTEREIKKERMSNVRRSWGTEDRTERESKKERMSNVRRSWGTEDRTEREIKKERMSNVRRSWGTEDRTEREIKKERMSNVRRSWGTEDRTEREIKKERMSNVRRSWGTEDRTERESKKERMSNVRRSWGTEDRTEREIKKERMSNVRRSWGTEDRTEREIKKERMSNVRRSWGTEDRTEREIKKERMSNVRRSWGTEDRTERESKKERMSNVRRSWGTEDRTERESKKERMSNVRRSWGTEDRTERESKKERMSNVRRSWGTEDRTEREIKKERMSNVRRSWGTEDRTERESKKERMSNVRRSWGTEDRTEREIKKERMSNVRRSWGTEDRTEREIKKERMSNVRRSWGTEDRTESEIKKERMSNVRRSWGTEDRTERESKKERMSNVRRSWGTEDRTERESKKERMSNVRRSWGTEDRTERESKKERMSNVRRSWGTEDRTEREIKKERMSNVRRSWGTEDRTERESKKERMSNVRRSWGTEDRTERESKKERMSNVRRSWGTEDRTERESKKERMSNVRRSWGTEDRTERESKKERMSNVRRSWGTEDRTERESKKERMSNVRRSWGTEDRTERESKKERMSNVRRSWGTEDRTERESKKERMSNVRRSWGTEDRTERESKKERMSNVRRSWGTEDRTERESKKERMSNVRRSWGTEDRTERESKKERMSNVRRSWATEDRTERESKKG, from the exons ATGGGAAGCActtggagagagaatgagagggagaggatgagtaacgtgaggaggtcgtggggaacagaagacaggacagaaagagagattaaaaaggagaggatgagtaacgtgaggag GTCGTGGGGAAcagaagacaggacagaaagagagattaaaaaggagaggatgagtaacgtgaggaggtcgtggggaacagaagacaggacagaaagagagagtaaaaaggagaggatgagtaacgtgaggaggtcgtggggaacagaagacaggacagaaagagagagtaaaaaggagaggatgagtaacgtgaggag gtcgtggggaacagaagacaggacagaaagagagattaaaaaggagaggatgagtaacgtgaggaggtcgtggggaacagaagacaggacagaaagagagattaaaaaggagaggatgagtaacgtgaggaggtcgtggggaacagaagacaggacagaaagagagagtaaaaaggagaggatgagtaacgtgaggag gtcgtggggaacagaagacaggacagaaagagagagtaaaaaggagaggatgagtaacgtgaggag gtcgtggggaacagaagacaggacagaaagagagattaaaaaggagaggatgagtaacgtgaggag GTCGTGGGGAAcagaagacaggacagaaagagagattaaaaaggagaggatgagtaacgtgaggaggtcgtggggaacagaagacaggacagaaagagagattaaaAAGGAGAGGGTGAGTAACGTGAGGAGGTCGTGGGGAAcagaagacaggacagaaagagagaataaaAAGGAGAGGTTGAGTAACGTGAGGAGGTCGTGGGGGAcagaagacaggacagaaagagagattaaaaaggagaggatgagtaacgtgaggaggtcgtggggaacagaagacaggacagaaagagagattaaaaaggagaggatgagtaacgtgaggaggtcgtggggaacagaagacaggacagaaagagagattaaaaaggagaggatgagtaacgtgaggaggtcgtggggaacagaagacaggacagaaagagagattaaaaaggagaggatgagtaacgtgaggaggtcgtggggaacagaagacaggacagaaagagagattaaaaaggagaggatgagtaacgtgaggaggtcgtggggaacagaagacaggacagaaagagagattaaaaaggagaggatgagtaacgtgaggag gtcgtggggaacagaagacaggacagaaagagagattaaaaaggagaggatgagtaacgtgaggaggtcgtggggaacagaagacaggacagaaagagagagtaaaaaggagaggatgagtaacgtgaggaggtcgtggggaacagaagacaggacagaaagagagattaaaaaggagaggatgagtaacgtgaggaggtcgtggggaacagaagacaggacagaaagagagattaaaaaggagaggatgagtaacgtgaggaggtcgtggggaacagaagacaggacagaaagagagattaaaaaggagaggatgagtaacgtgaggaggtcgtggggaacagaagacaggacagaaagagagagtaaaaaggagaggatgagtaacgtgaggaggtcgtggggaacagaagacaggacagaaagagagattaaaaaggagaggatgagtaacgtgaggaggtcgtggggaacagaagacaggacagaaagagagattaaaaaggagaggatgagtaacgtgaggaggtcgtggggaacagaagacaggacagaaagagagattaaaaaggagaggatgagtaacgtgaggaggtcgtggggaacagaagacaggacagaaagagagagtaaaaaggagaggatgagtaacgtgaggaggtcgtggggaacagaagacaggacagaaagagagagtaaaaaggagaggatgagtaacgtgaggaggtcgtgggggacagaagacaggacagaaagagagagtaaaaaggagaggatgagtaacgtgaggaggtcgtggggaacagaagacaggacagaaagagagattaaaaaggagaggatgagtaacgtgaggaggtcgtggggaacagaagacaggacagaaagagagagtaaaaaggagaggatgagtaacgtgaggaggtcgtggggaacagaagacaggacagaaagagagattaaaaaggagaggatgagtaacgtgaggaggtcgtggggaacagaagacaggacagaaagagagattaaaaaggagaggatgagtaacgtgaggaggtcgtggggaacagaagacaggacagaaagcGAGATTAAAAAGGAGAGGATGAGTAACGTGAGGAGGTCGTGGGGAAcagaagacaggacagaaagagagagtaaaaaggagaggatgagtaacgtgaggaggtcgtggggaacagaagacaggacagaaagagagagtaaaaaggagaggatgagtaacgtgaggaggtcgtgggggacagaagacaggacagaaagagagagtaaaaaggagaggatgagtaacgtgaggaggtcgtggggaacagaagacaggacagaaagagagattaaaaaggagaggatgagtaacgtgaggaggtcgtggggaacagaagacaggacagaaagagagagtaaaaaggagaggatgagtaacgtgaggaggtcgtggggaacagaagacaggacagaaagagagagtaaaaaggagaggatgagtaacgtgaggag gtcgtggggaacagaagacaggacagaaagagagagtaaaaaggagaggatgagtaacgtgaggaggtcgtgggggacagaagacaggacagaaagagagagtaaaaaggagaggatgagtaacgtgaggag gtcgtggggaacagaagacaggacagaaagagagagtaaaaaggagaggatgagtaacgtgaggag gtcgtggggaacagaagacaggacagaaagagagagtaaaaaggagaggatgagtaacgtgaggaggtcgtggggaacagaagacaggacagaaagagagagtaaaaaggagaggatgagtaacgtgaggaggtcgtggggaacagaagacaggacagaaagagagagtaaaaaggagaggatgagtaacgtgaggaggtcgtggggaacagaagacaggacagaaagagagagtaaaaaggagaggatgagtaacgtgaggaggtcgtggggaacagaagacaggacagaaagagagagtaaaaaggagaggatgagtaacgtgaggaggtcgtgggcaacagaagacaggacagaaagagagagtaaaaagGGATAG